The following coding sequences lie in one Syngnathus scovelli strain Florida chromosome 1, RoL_Ssco_1.2, whole genome shotgun sequence genomic window:
- the tinf2 gene encoding TERF1-interacting nuclear factor 2 isoform X2, producing MASRKPNDTPAGVSHPLASLQLLAPPVRLLSAALWKVMKQREVAQYGVLAEFVESTCDAVSDLLTSRHRAKLALGLRTRLILELLRVPQPDASVIGTHLRKIKAPPVPSTSTAKIDVKVRKSVESFHTLVHELLTDSAAKEEFFQEEFLEDYGPLFEERLEKLLWEFLIRLDQLLPVPSLPQTVSWLSENPAVLEECARAASQPQLLKTLLDHQACLSACLPPNAADSILTAVSLPLSGKVPSSLQQGPGSSTSCGDQPMREPDPTPPAAAAICGLLTDSDDAPAIKKAKRDGGELTGRSGCAEAGDDEPTTSRKHRSLVVAALGRRQLRLVIPKLSSAQLCPGATPSGPKTNSDDSISTSLPSELFGSVASNPQRGTGSSEDRAAPRPTKTVAPERSRNEQDGGRPATSKARSSLARHEQASGDGEALTPQKPRQPKVVIRKLRRCELHLGAASFYGLKSVDEKENCPRSGSGGASSSPQRRSSSSSSSSAEAPVPSGDDYVADSEDEGTKKFKERLFLKRYRKSKHGTFFPTLREFLKLRKRAVLLIAHRDGVFDRFSLT from the exons ATGGCGTCAAGGAAGCCTAACGACACCCCTGCCG GTGTCAGTCATCCCTTGGCCAGTTTGCAGCTGCTGGCTCCGCCCGTGCGCTTGCTATCCGCCGCCCTCTGGAAGGTCATGAAGCAGCGGGAAGTGGCGCAGTACGGTGTCCTGGCGGAATTTGTGGAGTCCACTTGCGACGCCGTGTCCGACTTGCTCACCTCCAGGCACCGGGCCAAGCTGGCGTTGGGGCTGAGAACGCGA CTAATCTTGGAGCTCCTGCGTGTCCCGCAACCCGATGCCAGCGTCATTGGGACCCACCTGAGAAAGATAAAAGCTCCTCCCGTCCCGTCCACTTCTACCGCG AAGATTGACGTCAAGGTGAGAAAATCGGTCGAGAGTTTTCACACGCTGGTCCACGAGCTGCTCACTGACTCGGCTGCCAAGGAGGAGTTTTTCCAG GAGGAGTTCCTGGAGGACTACGGTCCATTATTCGAGGAAAGACTGGAGAAGCTGCTGTGGGAGTTTCTCATTCGATTGGATCAACTGCTCCCGGTGCCCAGCCTTCCTCAG ACGGTGTCGTGGCTCAGCGAGAACCCTGCCGTCTTGGAAGAGTGCGCCCGTGCCGCCAGCCAGCCCCAGCTTCTCAAGACTTTGCTCGACCATCAAGCCTGTCTCTCGG CATGCCTCCCACCGAACGCGGCAGACTCCATCTTGACAGCCGTCTCTTTACCGCTCTCTGGAAAAGTGCCTTCAAGTCTGCAACAAGGCCCCGGGTCGTCAACCTCTTGCGGGGATCAGCCGATGCGCGAGCCAGACCCAACGCCGCCCGCGGCCGCCGCAATCTGCGGGCTGCTGACCGACAGCGACGACGCGCCGGCAATCAAGAAGGCCAAGCGAGACGGCGGCGAGCTGACGGGGAGGAGCGGCTGCGCCGAGGCCGGCGATGACGAACCCACGACGTCCCGAAAGCATCGCAGCCTCGTCGTGGCGGCCCTTGGACGCCGCCAACTCAGACTGGTGATTCCAAAACTGTCGAGCGCCCAGCTATGTCCGGGAGCGACGCCTTCTGGCCCAAAAA CAAACTCGGATGACTCCATCTCGACGTCCCTCCCTTCAGAGCTTTTCGGAAGCGTGGCCTCAAATCCGCAACGAGGCACTGGGTCTTCCGAGGATCGGGCCGCGCCGAGACCAACCAAAACGGTCGCCCCCGAAAGAAGCCGCAATGAGCAAGATGGCGGCAGGCCGGCCACCTCCAAGGCAAGGAGCAGCCTCGCTCGACACGAGCAAGCGAGCGGCGACGGGGAAGCGCTAACGCCCCAAAAGCCCCGCCAACCCAAAGTGGTGATTCGAAAACTGCGGCGCTGCGAGCTCCATCTAGGAGCGGCGTCTTTCTACGGGCTGAAGAGCGTCGACGAGAAAGA AAATTGTCCAAGGTCAGGAAGCGGAGGTGCCTCGTCATCTCCTCAGcggcgcagcagcagcagcagcagcagcagtgcag AGGCGCCGGTCCCCTCGGGCGATGATTACGTGGCAGATTCTGAGGACGAAGGCACCAAGAAGTTCAAGGAGAGA CTGTTTCTCAAGCGTTATCGCAAAAGCAAGCACGGCACGTTTTTCCCCACCCTGCGTGAATTCTTGAAGCTGCGGAAGCGCGCCGTGCTGCTTATTGCCCACCGTGACGGTGTCTTTGACCGCTTCAGTCTTACGTGA
- the tinf2 gene encoding TERF1-interacting nuclear factor 2 isoform X1, producing the protein MASRKPNDTPAGVSHPLASLQLLAPPVRLLSAALWKVMKQREVAQYGVLAEFVESTCDAVSDLLTSRHRAKLALGLRTRLILELLRVPQPDASVIGTHLRKIKAPPVPSTSTAKIDVKVRKSVESFHTLVHELLTDSAAKEEFFQEEFLEDYGPLFEERLEKLLWEFLIRLDQLLPVPSLPQSVCVQTVSWLSENPAVLEECARAASQPQLLKTLLDHQACLSACLPPNAADSILTAVSLPLSGKVPSSLQQGPGSSTSCGDQPMREPDPTPPAAAAICGLLTDSDDAPAIKKAKRDGGELTGRSGCAEAGDDEPTTSRKHRSLVVAALGRRQLRLVIPKLSSAQLCPGATPSGPKTNSDDSISTSLPSELFGSVASNPQRGTGSSEDRAAPRPTKTVAPERSRNEQDGGRPATSKARSSLARHEQASGDGEALTPQKPRQPKVVIRKLRRCELHLGAASFYGLKSVDEKENCPRSGSGGASSSPQRRSSSSSSSSAEAPVPSGDDYVADSEDEGTKKFKERLFLKRYRKSKHGTFFPTLREFLKLRKRAVLLIAHRDGVFDRFSLT; encoded by the exons ATGGCGTCAAGGAAGCCTAACGACACCCCTGCCG GTGTCAGTCATCCCTTGGCCAGTTTGCAGCTGCTGGCTCCGCCCGTGCGCTTGCTATCCGCCGCCCTCTGGAAGGTCATGAAGCAGCGGGAAGTGGCGCAGTACGGTGTCCTGGCGGAATTTGTGGAGTCCACTTGCGACGCCGTGTCCGACTTGCTCACCTCCAGGCACCGGGCCAAGCTGGCGTTGGGGCTGAGAACGCGA CTAATCTTGGAGCTCCTGCGTGTCCCGCAACCCGATGCCAGCGTCATTGGGACCCACCTGAGAAAGATAAAAGCTCCTCCCGTCCCGTCCACTTCTACCGCG AAGATTGACGTCAAGGTGAGAAAATCGGTCGAGAGTTTTCACACGCTGGTCCACGAGCTGCTCACTGACTCGGCTGCCAAGGAGGAGTTTTTCCAG GAGGAGTTCCTGGAGGACTACGGTCCATTATTCGAGGAAAGACTGGAGAAGCTGCTGTGGGAGTTTCTCATTCGATTGGATCAACTGCTCCCGGTGCCCAGCCTTCCTCAG AGCGTGTGCGTGCAGACGGTGTCGTGGCTCAGCGAGAACCCTGCCGTCTTGGAAGAGTGCGCCCGTGCCGCCAGCCAGCCCCAGCTTCTCAAGACTTTGCTCGACCATCAAGCCTGTCTCTCGG CATGCCTCCCACCGAACGCGGCAGACTCCATCTTGACAGCCGTCTCTTTACCGCTCTCTGGAAAAGTGCCTTCAAGTCTGCAACAAGGCCCCGGGTCGTCAACCTCTTGCGGGGATCAGCCGATGCGCGAGCCAGACCCAACGCCGCCCGCGGCCGCCGCAATCTGCGGGCTGCTGACCGACAGCGACGACGCGCCGGCAATCAAGAAGGCCAAGCGAGACGGCGGCGAGCTGACGGGGAGGAGCGGCTGCGCCGAGGCCGGCGATGACGAACCCACGACGTCCCGAAAGCATCGCAGCCTCGTCGTGGCGGCCCTTGGACGCCGCCAACTCAGACTGGTGATTCCAAAACTGTCGAGCGCCCAGCTATGTCCGGGAGCGACGCCTTCTGGCCCAAAAA CAAACTCGGATGACTCCATCTCGACGTCCCTCCCTTCAGAGCTTTTCGGAAGCGTGGCCTCAAATCCGCAACGAGGCACTGGGTCTTCCGAGGATCGGGCCGCGCCGAGACCAACCAAAACGGTCGCCCCCGAAAGAAGCCGCAATGAGCAAGATGGCGGCAGGCCGGCCACCTCCAAGGCAAGGAGCAGCCTCGCTCGACACGAGCAAGCGAGCGGCGACGGGGAAGCGCTAACGCCCCAAAAGCCCCGCCAACCCAAAGTGGTGATTCGAAAACTGCGGCGCTGCGAGCTCCATCTAGGAGCGGCGTCTTTCTACGGGCTGAAGAGCGTCGACGAGAAAGA AAATTGTCCAAGGTCAGGAAGCGGAGGTGCCTCGTCATCTCCTCAGcggcgcagcagcagcagcagcagcagcagtgcag AGGCGCCGGTCCCCTCGGGCGATGATTACGTGGCAGATTCTGAGGACGAAGGCACCAAGAAGTTCAAGGAGAGA CTGTTTCTCAAGCGTTATCGCAAAAGCAAGCACGGCACGTTTTTCCCCACCCTGCGTGAATTCTTGAAGCTGCGGAAGCGCGCCGTGCTGCTTATTGCCCACCGTGACGGTGTCTTTGACCGCTTCAGTCTTACGTGA
- the tinf2 gene encoding TERF1-interacting nuclear factor 2 isoform X3, with translation MASRKPNDTPAGVSHPLASLQLLAPPVRLLSAALWKVMKQREVAQYGVLAEFVESTCDAVSDLLTSRHRAKLALGLRTRLILELLRVPQPDASVIGTHLRKIKAPPVPSTSTAKIDVKVRKSVESFHTLVHELLTDSAAKEEFFQEEFLEDYGPLFEERLEKLLWEFLIRLDQLLPVPSLPQSVCVQTVSWLSENPAVLEECARAASQPQLLKTLLDHQACLSACLPPNAADSILTAVSLPLSGKVPSSLQQGPGSSTSCGDQPMREPDPTPPAAAAICGLLTDSDDAPAIKKAKRDGGELTGRSGCAEAGDDEPTTSRKHRSLVVAALGRRQLRLVIPKLSSAQLCPGATPSGPKKLFGSVASNPQRGTGSSEDRAAPRPTKTVAPERSRNEQDGGRPATSKARSSLARHEQASGDGEALTPQKPRQPKVVIRKLRRCELHLGAASFYGLKSVDEKENCPRSGSGGASSSPQRRSSSSSSSSAEAPVPSGDDYVADSEDEGTKKFKERLFLKRYRKSKHGTFFPTLREFLKLRKRAVLLIAHRDGVFDRFSLT, from the exons ATGGCGTCAAGGAAGCCTAACGACACCCCTGCCG GTGTCAGTCATCCCTTGGCCAGTTTGCAGCTGCTGGCTCCGCCCGTGCGCTTGCTATCCGCCGCCCTCTGGAAGGTCATGAAGCAGCGGGAAGTGGCGCAGTACGGTGTCCTGGCGGAATTTGTGGAGTCCACTTGCGACGCCGTGTCCGACTTGCTCACCTCCAGGCACCGGGCCAAGCTGGCGTTGGGGCTGAGAACGCGA CTAATCTTGGAGCTCCTGCGTGTCCCGCAACCCGATGCCAGCGTCATTGGGACCCACCTGAGAAAGATAAAAGCTCCTCCCGTCCCGTCCACTTCTACCGCG AAGATTGACGTCAAGGTGAGAAAATCGGTCGAGAGTTTTCACACGCTGGTCCACGAGCTGCTCACTGACTCGGCTGCCAAGGAGGAGTTTTTCCAG GAGGAGTTCCTGGAGGACTACGGTCCATTATTCGAGGAAAGACTGGAGAAGCTGCTGTGGGAGTTTCTCATTCGATTGGATCAACTGCTCCCGGTGCCCAGCCTTCCTCAG AGCGTGTGCGTGCAGACGGTGTCGTGGCTCAGCGAGAACCCTGCCGTCTTGGAAGAGTGCGCCCGTGCCGCCAGCCAGCCCCAGCTTCTCAAGACTTTGCTCGACCATCAAGCCTGTCTCTCGG CATGCCTCCCACCGAACGCGGCAGACTCCATCTTGACAGCCGTCTCTTTACCGCTCTCTGGAAAAGTGCCTTCAAGTCTGCAACAAGGCCCCGGGTCGTCAACCTCTTGCGGGGATCAGCCGATGCGCGAGCCAGACCCAACGCCGCCCGCGGCCGCCGCAATCTGCGGGCTGCTGACCGACAGCGACGACGCGCCGGCAATCAAGAAGGCCAAGCGAGACGGCGGCGAGCTGACGGGGAGGAGCGGCTGCGCCGAGGCCGGCGATGACGAACCCACGACGTCCCGAAAGCATCGCAGCCTCGTCGTGGCGGCCCTTGGACGCCGCCAACTCAGACTGGTGATTCCAAAACTGTCGAGCGCCCAGCTATGTCCGGGAGCGACGCCTTCTGGCCCAAAAA AGCTTTTCGGAAGCGTGGCCTCAAATCCGCAACGAGGCACTGGGTCTTCCGAGGATCGGGCCGCGCCGAGACCAACCAAAACGGTCGCCCCCGAAAGAAGCCGCAATGAGCAAGATGGCGGCAGGCCGGCCACCTCCAAGGCAAGGAGCAGCCTCGCTCGACACGAGCAAGCGAGCGGCGACGGGGAAGCGCTAACGCCCCAAAAGCCCCGCCAACCCAAAGTGGTGATTCGAAAACTGCGGCGCTGCGAGCTCCATCTAGGAGCGGCGTCTTTCTACGGGCTGAAGAGCGTCGACGAGAAAGA AAATTGTCCAAGGTCAGGAAGCGGAGGTGCCTCGTCATCTCCTCAGcggcgcagcagcagcagcagcagcagcagtgcag AGGCGCCGGTCCCCTCGGGCGATGATTACGTGGCAGATTCTGAGGACGAAGGCACCAAGAAGTTCAAGGAGAGA CTGTTTCTCAAGCGTTATCGCAAAAGCAAGCACGGCACGTTTTTCCCCACCCTGCGTGAATTCTTGAAGCTGCGGAAGCGCGCCGTGCTGCTTATTGCCCACCGTGACGGTGTCTTTGACCGCTTCAGTCTTACGTGA
- the gmpr2 gene encoding GMP reductase 2: MPRIENDIKLDFKDVLLRPKRSTLKSRSEVDLLRSFTFRNSKGSYTGIPIIAANMDTVGTFEMAKALNNFTVFTTVHKHYSVEDWREFATEHPECLENLAVSTGTGEADFQKMSAILAAVPRLRYICVDVANGYSEHFVHFVKDVRQKFPSHTIMAGNVVTGEMVEELILAGADIIKVGIGPGSVCTTRKKTGVGYPQLSAVIECADAAHGLNGHIISDGGCTCPGDVSKAFGAGADFVMLGGMLAGHSESGGETIEKLGKKYKLFYGMSSEVAMKKHAGVLAEYRASEGKTVEVPFKGPVEVTMRDILGGVRSTCTYVGAAKLKELSRRTTFIRVTQQLNTVFGNDG; the protein is encoded by the exons ATGCCTCGCATTGAGAACGACATCAAGTTGGATTTCAAAGATGTGCTACTCCGGCCCAAGCGCAGCACCCTCAAATCCAGGAGTGAG GTGGACCTGCTGAGGAGCTTCACGTTCCGGAACTCCAAGGGCAGCTACACGGGAATTCCCATCATTGCCGCTAACATGGACACAGTGGGCACCTTTGAGATGGCCAAGGCGTTGAACAAC TTCACGGTCTTCACCACGGTCCATAAGCATTACTCGGTGGAGGACTGGCGGGAGTTTGCAACCGAGCACCCGGAATGCCTCGAG aaCCTTGCGGTCAGCACGGGCACCGGCGAGGCGGACTTCCAGAAGATGTCGGCCATCTTGGCTGCCGTGCCACGCCTACGCTACATCTGCGTGGACGTGGCAAACGGCTACTCGGAGCATTTTGTGCACTTTGTCAAGGACGTGCGGCAGAAGTTCCCCTCGCACACCATCATG GCGGGGAACGTGGTGACGGGAGAGATGGTGGAGGAGCTGATCCTGGCCGGTGCCGACATCATCAAAGTGGGCATCGGACCAG GCTCCGTGTGCACCACTCGCAAGAAGACGGGCGTGGGCTACCCTCAGCTCAGCGCCGTCATCGAGTGCGCCGACGCGGCCCACGGGCTCAATGGCCACATCATCTCG GACGGGGGATGCACTTGCCCCGGCGATGTCTCCAAGGCTTTCG GTGCCGGCGCGGACTTTGTGATGCTGGGCGGCATGCTGGCGGGCCACTCGGAAAGCGGCGGCGAGACCATCGAGAAGCTGGGCAAGAAGTACAAGCTCTTCTACGGCATGAGCTCCGAAGTGGCCATGAAGAAGCACGCCGGCGTCCTGGCCGAGTACAG AGCGTCCGAGGGCAAGACTGTGGAGGTGCCGTTCAAAGGTCCCGTGGAGGTGACCATGCGAGACATCCTGGGCGGGGTGCGCTCCACCTGCACCTACGTGGGTGCGGCCAAGCTGAAGGAGCTGAGCCGCAGGACCACCTTCATCAGGGTCACCCAGCAGCTCAACACGGTCTTCGGCAACGACGGCTGA
- the tinf2 gene encoding TERF1-interacting nuclear factor 2 isoform X4 encodes MASRKPNDTPAGVSHPLASLQLLAPPVRLLSAALWKVMKQREVAQYGVLAEFVESTCDAVSDLLTSRHRAKLALGLRTRLILELLRVPQPDASVIGTHLRKIKAPPVPSTSTAKIDVKVRKSVESFHTLVHELLTDSAAKEEFFQEEFLEDYGPLFEERLEKLLWEFLIRLDQLLPVPSLPQSVCVQTVSWLSENPAVLEECARAASQPQLLKTLLDHQACLSACLPPNAADSILTAVSLPLSGKVPSSLQQGPGSSTSCGDQPMREPDPTPPAAAAICGLLTDSDDAPAIKKAKRDGGELTGRSGCAEAGDDEPTTSRKHRSLVVAALGRRQLRLVIPKLSSAQLCPGATPSGPKTNSDDSISTSLPSELFGSVASNPQRGTGSSEDRAAPRPTKTVAPERSRNEQDGGRPATSKKLSKVRKRRCLVISSAAQQQQQQQQCRGAGPLGR; translated from the exons ATGGCGTCAAGGAAGCCTAACGACACCCCTGCCG GTGTCAGTCATCCCTTGGCCAGTTTGCAGCTGCTGGCTCCGCCCGTGCGCTTGCTATCCGCCGCCCTCTGGAAGGTCATGAAGCAGCGGGAAGTGGCGCAGTACGGTGTCCTGGCGGAATTTGTGGAGTCCACTTGCGACGCCGTGTCCGACTTGCTCACCTCCAGGCACCGGGCCAAGCTGGCGTTGGGGCTGAGAACGCGA CTAATCTTGGAGCTCCTGCGTGTCCCGCAACCCGATGCCAGCGTCATTGGGACCCACCTGAGAAAGATAAAAGCTCCTCCCGTCCCGTCCACTTCTACCGCG AAGATTGACGTCAAGGTGAGAAAATCGGTCGAGAGTTTTCACACGCTGGTCCACGAGCTGCTCACTGACTCGGCTGCCAAGGAGGAGTTTTTCCAG GAGGAGTTCCTGGAGGACTACGGTCCATTATTCGAGGAAAGACTGGAGAAGCTGCTGTGGGAGTTTCTCATTCGATTGGATCAACTGCTCCCGGTGCCCAGCCTTCCTCAG AGCGTGTGCGTGCAGACGGTGTCGTGGCTCAGCGAGAACCCTGCCGTCTTGGAAGAGTGCGCCCGTGCCGCCAGCCAGCCCCAGCTTCTCAAGACTTTGCTCGACCATCAAGCCTGTCTCTCGG CATGCCTCCCACCGAACGCGGCAGACTCCATCTTGACAGCCGTCTCTTTACCGCTCTCTGGAAAAGTGCCTTCAAGTCTGCAACAAGGCCCCGGGTCGTCAACCTCTTGCGGGGATCAGCCGATGCGCGAGCCAGACCCAACGCCGCCCGCGGCCGCCGCAATCTGCGGGCTGCTGACCGACAGCGACGACGCGCCGGCAATCAAGAAGGCCAAGCGAGACGGCGGCGAGCTGACGGGGAGGAGCGGCTGCGCCGAGGCCGGCGATGACGAACCCACGACGTCCCGAAAGCATCGCAGCCTCGTCGTGGCGGCCCTTGGACGCCGCCAACTCAGACTGGTGATTCCAAAACTGTCGAGCGCCCAGCTATGTCCGGGAGCGACGCCTTCTGGCCCAAAAA CAAACTCGGATGACTCCATCTCGACGTCCCTCCCTTCAGAGCTTTTCGGAAGCGTGGCCTCAAATCCGCAACGAGGCACTGGGTCTTCCGAGGATCGGGCCGCGCCGAGACCAACCAAAACGGTCGCCCCCGAAAGAAGCCGCAATGAGCAAGATGGCGGCAGGCCGGCCACCTCCAAG AAATTGTCCAAGGTCAGGAAGCGGAGGTGCCTCGTCATCTCCTCAGcggcgcagcagcagcagcagcagcagcagtgcag AGGCGCCGGTCCCCTCGGGCGATGA
- the cideb gene encoding lipid transferase CIDEB, protein MVSTRRAKSTMRLLKLTLLLLNHTSENKRLAMDATSSLIKSVTKRVWSAPQRPFRVRSPNREAKKGITAGTLEELKERVCQALSLVTLVSLVCEEDGTEVDSDDFLATLPDNAAIVALEPGQTWRPPSGASVSRCQDKIKSKTGKDIASVTLDLYKMNPKDMFGSLSVKATFQGLYSVSADFQCLGPKKVLREALRVASALLNAAGHLLITSASVIRRVIEGVELWQPPQRAHLN, encoded by the exons ATGGTCAGCACTCGAAGAGCAAAGTCCACGATGCGCTTGTTAAAGCTGACATTGTTATTGTTAAATCACACCAGTGAGAACAAGCGACTCGCAATGGACGCCACGTCGTCGTTGATTAA GTCGGTAACCAAGCGAGTGTGGTCCGCGCCCCAGCGTCCGTTCAGGGTTCGCAGTCCCAACCGAGAGGCCAAGAAGGGCATCACGGCCGGGACTTTGGAGGAACTGAAAGAGAGG GTCTGTCAGGCGCTGTCGCTGGTCACTCTGGTGTCCCTGGTCTGCGAAGAGGACGGGACGGAGGTGGACTCGGACGATTTCCTGGCGACGTTGCCGGACAACGCCGCCATCGTGGCCCTGGAGCCCGGTCAGACGTGGCGACCTCCGTCG GGTGCCTCTGTGTCCCGATGTCAAGACAAGATCAAGTCCAAGACGGGAAAAGACATCGCCAGCGTCACCTTGGACCTATACAAGATGAACCCCAAGGATATGTTTGGCTCTTTGAGCGTGAAGGCCACTTTTCAGGGCCTGTACTCGGTCAGCGCCGACTTCCAGTGTCTGGGACCCAAAAAAGTTCTCAG agAGGCCCTTCGCGTGGCCTCGGCCCTCCTCAACGCCGCCGGACACCTGCTCATCACTTCGGCCTCGGTGATCCGCCGCGTCATTGAGGGCGTGGAGCTTTGGCAGCCCCCGCAGAGGGCCCATCTAAATTGA